In Pungitius pungitius chromosome 2, fPunPun2.1, whole genome shotgun sequence, a single window of DNA contains:
- the fgfrl1a gene encoding fibroblast growth factor receptor-like 1a: MELLWMVLLLEVVLMSSAARGPPRVSERVAHRQSVRLGRTVKLPCPVEGDPPPLIMWTKDGRNIHSGWSRFRVLQHGLRVKEVETEDAGTYVCKATNGFGSVSVNYTLIVIDDSSSRGGAGAAAVGSEHATELAGKLVPPRFTQPSKMRKRVIARPVGSSVRLKCAASGNPRPDIVWLKDGRPLEDEDAAGGEGDGKKKKWTLSLKNLMPKHSGKYTCQVSNRAGEINAAYKVEVIQRTNSKPVLTGTHPVNTTVDYGGTTSFQCKVRSDVKPVVQWLKRVEPGDESRFNSTIEVGDHRFVVLPTGEVWSRPDGSYLNKLLIIRAKEEDAGMYICLGANTMGFSFRSAYLTVLPDLKPQNNAVPTATSPSLPWPVIIGIPAGVAFILGTALLWFCQSKRTCSSSSSSALPAAQRPPAATNRDRAGPAPPPQPAPGDKDCLSYEDYVGQQQQLLLAQGGAAGAPKVYPKIYTDIHTHTHSHVDGKVHQHQHIHYQC; encoded by the exons GTCCCCCCCGGGTGTCGGAGCGGGTGGCCCACCGTCAGAGCGTGCGTCTGGGTCGCACCGTGAAGCTGCCCTGCCCCGTGGAGGGCGACCCGCCGCCGCTCATCATGTGGACCAAAGACGGCCGCAACATCCACAGCGGGTGGAGCCGCTTCCGGGTGCTGCAGCACGGGCTGCGCGTCAAGGAGGTGGAGACAGAGGACGCGGGGACGTACGTCTGCAAGGCCACCAACGGGTTCGGCAGCGTCAGCGTCAACTACACGCTCATCGTCATCG ATGACTCCAGTTCGAGAGGCGGAGCCGGGGCGGCCGCCGTCGGCTCCGAACACGCCACCGAGCTGGCAGGAAAACTGG TGCCTCCACGTTTCACGCAGCCCTCCAAGATGAGGAAGCGGGTCATCGCCCGCCCGGTGGGCAGCTCGGTGCGCCTCAAGTGCGCGGCCAGCGGGAACCCGCGGCCCGACATCGTGTGGCTGAAGGACGGCCGGCcgctggaggacgaggacgccgcggggggggaaggggacgggaagaagaagaagtggactCTGAGTCTGAAGAACCTGATGCCCAAGCACAGCGGGAAGTACACCTGCCAGGTGTCCAACAGAGCCGGAGAGATCAACGCCGCCTACAAGGTGGAAGTCATAC AGCGCACCAACTCCAAGCCCGTCCTGACGGGCACGCACCCTGTCAACACCACGGTGGACTACGGGGGCACCACGTCCTTCCAGTGCAAGGTCCGCAGCGACGTCAAGCCGGTCGTCCAGTGGCTCAAAAGAGTGGAGCCCGGGGACGAGAGCCGCTTCAACTCCACCATAGAG GTGGGGGACCATCGCTTCGTGGTCCTGCCTACGGGGGAGGTGTGGTCTCGCCCCGACGGGTCCTACCTCAACAAGCTGCTGATCATCAGGGCCAAGGAGGAGGACGCCGGCATGTACATCTGCCTGGGAGCCAACACCATGGGCTTCAGCTTCAGGAGCGCCTACCTGACGGTGCTACCAG ATCTGAAGCCCCAAAACAACGCCGTCCCCACGGCAACGTCCCCCAGCCTCCCCTGGCCCGTCATTATCGGGATTCCTGCAGGTGTCGCCTTCATCCTAGGCACCGCCCTGCTGTGGTTCTGCCAATCAAAAcgcacctgctcctcctcctcctcctctgctctccccgCCGCCCAGCGTCCACCGGCGGCGACCAATCGGGACCGAGCCGGCCCGGCGCCGCCTCCTCAGCCGGCCCCCGGGGATAAGGACTGTCTTTCGTACGAGGACTACGTGGgccagcagcaacagctgctgctggctcAGGGGGGCGCCGCGGGAGCCCCCAAGGTCTACCCTAAGATCTACACggacatacacacgcacacgcattcGCACGTGGACGGGAAGgtgcaccagcaccagcacatCCACTACCAGTGTTAG